A genomic stretch from Pontivivens ytuae includes:
- a CDS encoding lytic murein transglycosylase, which produces MRSQGFGWAVAVLAAALAGCGSMGDEARAQEGAVATSAPPQPREPHADRQARALAFSEWQAGFRTRALGEGIRPEIFDSVMTGVTPSSRVRELDGAQPEFVRPVWQYLDSAVSETRVANGRSAYSRLRPTLTAIEERYGTDAQIVTAVWGLETAYGSVRGDFPVAQSLATLAHDGRRRDWAERELIGAMRIVQDGDVRAGSLVGSWAGAMGHTQFMPTSYHRFAQDFDGDGQRNIWSEDPTDALASTAHYLAENGWTPGQPWGIEVRLPDSFDWLLSDRSQTHPASFWTQAGVTTFDGGQLPDHGPARLLAPVGAGGPAFLTYENFEVIKTYNNSTSYALAIGLLGDRIEGRTGVRATWPRDRLPLSRSDSRELQERLTAMGYDTQGADGRIGPNTERAIRQFQVDRGLTPDGTATDRLLALVRQG; this is translated from the coding sequence GTGAGATCACAGGGCTTCGGATGGGCGGTCGCCGTACTGGCGGCAGCGCTTGCGGGATGCGGTTCGATGGGTGACGAGGCGCGGGCGCAGGAGGGGGCGGTGGCCACCTCCGCTCCGCCGCAACCGCGCGAACCCCATGCTGACCGTCAGGCCCGCGCGCTCGCCTTCTCCGAATGGCAGGCGGGGTTCCGCACCCGCGCGCTGGGCGAGGGGATCCGGCCCGAGATCTTCGACAGCGTCATGACCGGTGTGACGCCCTCCTCCCGCGTGCGGGAGCTTGACGGTGCGCAGCCCGAATTCGTTCGGCCCGTCTGGCAGTATCTCGACAGCGCCGTGTCCGAGACCCGCGTCGCCAACGGGCGCAGCGCCTATTCCCGCCTCCGCCCCACCCTGACGGCGATCGAGGAGCGCTATGGCACCGACGCGCAGATCGTGACGGCGGTCTGGGGGCTGGAGACGGCCTACGGCTCCGTCCGCGGCGACTTCCCGGTTGCACAATCCCTCGCGACCCTCGCCCATGACGGTCGCCGCCGTGACTGGGCGGAGCGGGAGCTGATCGGTGCCATGCGCATCGTGCAGGACGGCGACGTGCGTGCCGGCAGCCTCGTCGGCTCCTGGGCCGGAGCTATGGGCCACACGCAGTTCATGCCGACGAGCTATCACCGCTTCGCGCAGGATTTCGACGGCGACGGGCAACGCAACATCTGGTCGGAGGATCCGACCGACGCGCTCGCCTCCACCGCCCATTACCTGGCGGAGAACGGCTGGACGCCGGGCCAGCCCTGGGGGATCGAGGTGCGCCTGCCCGACAGCTTCGACTGGCTGCTGTCGGACCGGTCCCAGACCCATCCGGCCTCGTTCTGGACCCAGGCCGGGGTGACGACCTTCGACGGTGGGCAGTTGCCGGACCACGGCCCCGCGCGGCTGCTGGCGCCGGTGGGCGCCGGGGGCCCGGCCTTCCTTACCTACGAGAACTTCGAGGTCATCAAGACCTACAACAACTCCACCTCCTACGCGCTTGCCATCGGCCTGCTCGGCGACCGGATCGAGGGGCGGACTGGCGTGCGCGCTACCTGGCCTCGCGACCGCCTGCCGCTCAGCCGCAGCGACAGCCGCGAGCTGCAGGAGCGGCTGACGGCAATGGGCTACGACACGCAGGGCGCGGACGGCCGCATCGGCCCCAACACCGAGCGTGCCATCCGCCAGTTCCAGGTCGACCGCGGCCTGACCCCGGACGGCACCGCGACGGACCGCCTGCTGGCGCTGGTGCGGCAGGGCTAG
- a CDS encoding RidA family protein has translation MTHPLTRLNPPTLPNAAELGYSQITTVEPGRLAFISGQVARRPDGQPTPDSLVEQTKIVAANARAALDAVGAAPTDVIMARIYMVDLTPERQEEMIPHLLAVFEGAQPSVTGIGVAALAAPDLQIEMELIVRLPD, from the coding sequence ATGACACATCCGTTGACCCGCCTGAACCCGCCAACCCTGCCGAATGCCGCAGAGCTGGGATATTCCCAGATCACGACGGTGGAGCCGGGGCGGCTCGCCTTCATCTCCGGCCAGGTGGCCCGGCGTCCGGACGGCCAGCCGACGCCGGACAGCCTGGTCGAGCAGACGAAGATCGTGGCGGCGAATGCCAGGGCGGCGCTGGATGCGGTCGGGGCCGCACCCACGGACGTCATCATGGCGCGCATCTACATGGTCGACCTGACGCCGGAGCGACAGGAGGAGATGATTCCCCACCTCCTCGCCGTCTTCGAGGGGGCGCAGCCGAGCGTGACCGGTATCGGCGTGGCTGCGCTCGCGGCTCCCGATCTTCAGATCGAGATGGAGCTCATCGTCCGCCTGCCGGACTGA
- a CDS encoding MORN repeat-containing protein, whose product MKTRFSYLTVAAIGVSAVAFGNIAAHAQSEGAVQTRQYDTGGVYEGEFKDGLQHGQGTYRLPNGYEYTGTWVEGRIEGEGVAKFPNGSVYTGQFLNGQPHGQGSIEFSDGGTYEGEWVDSVISGTGVAVYANGVRYEGEFQNSVHHGQGTMISPNGYRYEGTWVDGTKDGTGKITYPDGAVYEGDVVRGIREGDGTLVLPDGLTYEGQWADNQINGEGKLTQPNGDVYEGTLVDGQREGTGIATYANGDIYEGEFAGDLRDGQGTFQGTDGYVYEGSWVEGRIEGVGLVRYPDGSVYEGEFLNDLSHGAGKITYPDGSSYDGQWVEGVIEGEGVARYDNGLVYEGEFRDARNHGYGVMTYDDGYQYAGEWRDGLRHGDGVATYADGTIYTGTFVNGQREGEGTITMPDGFEYVGGWAAGEIDGEGTAKYPNGDVYEGFFVAGQRQGRGLMTYASGEVYDGYWVEGEQATEEEAAAAGVDTTD is encoded by the coding sequence ATGAAGACACGTTTTTCGTACCTGACGGTTGCTGCGATCGGGGTGAGCGCGGTGGCCTTCGGCAACATCGCCGCACATGCCCAATCCGAAGGAGCCGTGCAGACTCGCCAGTACGACACCGGCGGCGTCTACGAGGGCGAGTTCAAGGATGGCCTGCAGCATGGCCAGGGCACCTATCGCCTGCCCAACGGCTATGAGTACACGGGCACCTGGGTCGAGGGCCGGATCGAGGGTGAGGGCGTCGCCAAGTTCCCGAACGGCTCGGTCTATACCGGTCAGTTCCTGAACGGTCAGCCGCACGGCCAGGGCTCCATCGAGTTCTCCGACGGCGGCACCTACGAGGGTGAGTGGGTGGACAGCGTGATCTCCGGCACCGGGGTCGCGGTCTACGCCAACGGCGTGCGCTACGAGGGCGAGTTCCAGAACTCGGTCCACCACGGCCAGGGCACGATGATCTCGCCCAACGGCTACCGCTACGAGGGCACCTGGGTCGACGGGACCAAGGACGGCACCGGCAAGATCACCTACCCCGACGGCGCGGTCTACGAGGGCGACGTGGTGCGCGGCATCCGCGAGGGTGACGGCACGCTCGTGCTGCCCGATGGCCTGACCTACGAGGGTCAGTGGGCCGACAACCAGATCAACGGCGAAGGCAAGCTGACGCAGCCCAACGGCGACGTCTACGAAGGCACCCTTGTCGATGGCCAGCGCGAGGGGACCGGCATCGCCACCTACGCGAACGGCGACATCTACGAGGGCGAGTTCGCAGGCGATCTGCGCGACGGCCAGGGCACCTTCCAGGGCACGGATGGCTACGTCTACGAGGGCTCCTGGGTCGAGGGCCGGATCGAAGGCGTCGGCCTCGTCCGCTATCCCGATGGCTCAGTCTACGAGGGCGAGTTCCTCAACGACCTCAGCCACGGCGCGGGCAAGATCACCTACCCCGACGGATCCTCCTATGACGGTCAGTGGGTCGAGGGCGTGATCGAGGGCGAGGGCGTCGCCCGCTACGACAACGGTCTCGTCTACGAGGGCGAGTTCCGCGACGCGCGCAACCACGGCTACGGCGTCATGACCTACGATGACGGCTACCAGTACGCCGGCGAGTGGCGCGATGGTCTGCGCCACGGTGACGGCGTGGCGACCTACGCGGACGGCACGATCTACACCGGCACCTTCGTGAACGGTCAGCGAGAGGGCGAGGGCACGATCACGATGCCCGACGGCTTTGAGTATGTCGGCGGCTGGGCCGCGGGCGAGATCGACGGCGAGGGCACGGCGAAGTACCCGAACGGCGACGTCTACGAGGGCTTCTTCGTGGCCGGCCAGCGCCAGGGCCGCGGCCTGATGACCTATGCCTCCGGCGAGGTTTATGACGGCTACTGGGTCGAGGGCGAGCAGGCGACCGAGGAAGAGGCCGCCGCCGCGGGCGTCGACACGACCGACTAA
- a CDS encoding DUF1272 domain-containing protein, translating into MALLDLRPNCECCDADLPPEAADAFICSYECTFCRRCAEGVLQGHCPNCLGNLVPRPIRPPAGPVGGLAKHPASKKRVNAAGPCTRPDPTNATLVFEG; encoded by the coding sequence ATGGCCCTTCTCGACCTGCGCCCGAACTGCGAATGCTGCGATGCCGACCTGCCGCCGGAAGCGGCGGATGCCTTCATTTGCAGCTACGAATGCACCTTCTGCCGCCGCTGTGCCGAAGGGGTGCTGCAGGGGCATTGCCCGAACTGCCTCGGCAACCTGGTGCCGCGCCCGATCCGCCCGCCGGCCGGTCCTGTCGGCGGCCTGGCGAAGCACCCCGCCTCAAAGAAGCGCGTGAACGCCGCCGGGCCCTGCACGAGACCGGATCCCACGAATGCAACGCTCGTTTTCGAGGGCTAG
- a CDS encoding TetR/AcrR family transcriptional regulator, producing the protein MTAQDRKTQILDATILLLAEQGLDGVTHRAVDQRAGLPQGSTSYYFSKKLPLLLAASEHLAGILEKDCDELQVAFSDLVAKEGMDAAVRFVAEELVSFTDTSRHLFLARVELTLASARREDMAEVAARLTSAARRPLIFFLELISDQKSEGAVETCAGLIDGISLMYATGQGPKPTVDQISTVVRSVL; encoded by the coding sequence ATGACGGCGCAAGACCGCAAGACACAGATTCTCGACGCGACGATCCTGCTGCTCGCCGAGCAGGGGCTCGACGGCGTCACGCACCGTGCGGTGGACCAGCGCGCCGGGCTGCCGCAGGGCTCCACCTCCTACTACTTCTCCAAGAAACTGCCGCTGCTCCTCGCCGCATCGGAGCATCTGGCCGGCATCCTCGAAAAGGACTGTGACGAGCTGCAGGTGGCGTTCTCCGACCTCGTCGCGAAGGAAGGGATGGACGCAGCGGTCCGCTTCGTCGCGGAGGAGCTGGTGTCCTTCACCGACACCTCGCGGCATCTCTTTCTGGCGCGGGTGGAGCTGACCCTCGCCTCCGCAAGGCGGGAGGATATGGCGGAGGTCGCCGCGCGCCTTACCTCGGCCGCCCGCCGGCCGCTCATCTTCTTCCTCGAGCTGATCTCAGATCAGAAGTCCGAGGGCGCGGTCGAGACCTGCGCGGGCCTGATCGACGGGATCAGCCTGATGTACGCAACCGGGCAGGGGCCGAAGCCCACGGTGGACCAGATCTCCACCGTCGTCAGATCCGTACTCTGA
- a CDS encoding NAD+ synthase: MMDRFRLTMAQLNPVVGDFAANLDKARAAHAAGREAGADLVTLPEMFLTGYQTVDLGRKPAFVADAIERVQALARELADGPALGIGAPFLEGTDLYNAYWLLDGGEVLAVIKKQMLPNDSVFDEKRVYVPAAPQGPVSLRGWRVGIPICEDSWHPGPVETLEETGAEFLFVPNGSPYHRAKHDRRMNHMVARVVESGLPLAYLNMVGGQDDQIFDGCSFALNPHGQLAALFPSFDEAIRTLEVERTPDGARIVPAEETRLPDDTALDYRAMVESVRDYWAKTGFEKALLGLSGGIDSALTAAVAADALGPENVRCVMLPSEYTSPHSLEDAEVCAKALGCRYDYVPIDAPREAVTQTLAPLFNGTSPGIAEENIQSRLRGLLLMALSNKYGEMLLTTGNKSEVAVGYATIYGDMSGAYNPLKDLYKTRVFATSAWRNANHDPAWMRAPAGEVIPQRIIDKPPSAELRPDQKDEDSLPPYDVLDGILEMLIEGERSVEDCVAAGYDRDIAAKVEHLLYIAEYKRFQSAPGTRLTTRAFWLDRRYPIVNRWRSAGNQ; the protein is encoded by the coding sequence ATGATGGACCGGTTCCGGCTGACGATGGCGCAACTTAACCCCGTGGTGGGGGATTTCGCGGCCAATCTCGACAAGGCGCGCGCCGCGCACGCCGCCGGGCGTGAGGCGGGCGCCGATCTCGTGACGCTGCCGGAGATGTTCCTGACCGGCTACCAGACCGTCGATCTGGGGCGGAAGCCTGCCTTTGTCGCCGATGCGATCGAACGCGTGCAGGCGCTGGCGCGGGAGCTTGCCGACGGCCCCGCGCTTGGCATTGGGGCGCCGTTCCTCGAAGGCACCGATCTCTACAATGCCTACTGGCTGCTGGATGGCGGTGAGGTTCTCGCCGTCATCAAGAAGCAGATGCTGCCCAATGACAGCGTCTTTGACGAAAAGCGGGTCTATGTTCCCGCCGCACCGCAGGGTCCGGTGAGCCTCCGCGGCTGGCGTGTCGGCATCCCGATCTGCGAGGATTCATGGCACCCCGGTCCGGTGGAGACGCTGGAGGAGACGGGCGCCGAGTTCCTGTTCGTGCCCAACGGCTCGCCCTACCACCGCGCCAAGCACGACCGGCGGATGAATCACATGGTCGCCCGCGTGGTCGAGAGCGGGCTGCCGCTCGCCTACCTCAACATGGTAGGCGGCCAGGACGACCAGATCTTCGATGGCTGCTCCTTCGCGCTGAACCCGCATGGACAACTTGCCGCACTCTTCCCCAGCTTCGACGAGGCGATCCGCACGCTGGAGGTCGAGCGCACGCCCGACGGCGCCCGCATCGTCCCGGCGGAGGAGACGCGGTTGCCCGACGACACCGCCCTCGATTACCGCGCGATGGTCGAGAGCGTGCGGGACTACTGGGCCAAGACCGGGTTCGAGAAGGCGCTGCTGGGCCTCTCCGGCGGGATCGATTCGGCCCTGACCGCGGCCGTCGCCGCCGATGCGCTGGGGCCGGAGAACGTCCGCTGCGTGATGCTTCCCTCCGAATACACCTCGCCCCATTCGCTGGAGGATGCCGAGGTATGCGCCAAGGCGCTCGGCTGCCGTTACGACTACGTGCCGATCGATGCGCCCCGTGAGGCGGTGACCCAGACGCTCGCCCCGCTTTTCAACGGCACGTCGCCCGGCATTGCGGAGGAGAACATCCAGTCGCGCCTGCGCGGTCTCCTCCTGATGGCGCTGTCCAACAAGTACGGGGAGATGCTGCTGACCACCGGCAACAAGTCGGAGGTCGCGGTGGGCTACGCCACGATCTACGGCGACATGTCGGGCGCCTACAACCCGCTGAAGGATCTCTACAAGACGCGGGTCTTCGCCACCTCCGCCTGGCGCAACGCGAATCACGATCCCGCCTGGATGCGCGCGCCCGCCGGCGAGGTCATCCCCCAGCGCATCATAGACAAGCCACCCTCGGCCGAGCTCCGCCCCGATCAGAAGGACGAGGACAGCCTGCCGCCCTACGACGTGCTCGACGGTATCCTCGAGATGCTGATCGAAGGCGAGCGCTCGGTGGAGGATTGCGTCGCCGCGGGCTACGACCGGGATATAGCGGCGAAGGTGGAGCACCTACTCTACATCGCCGAGTACAAGCGCTTCCAGTCCGCGCCGGGCACCCGGCTGACCACGCGCGCCTTCTGGCTCGACCGCCGCTATCCCATCGTCAACCGCTGGCGGTCCGCTGGAAATCAGTAG
- a CDS encoding DUF7002 family protein — protein sequence MTPDELAARHPRLYHVTEPGAWPSIARHGLLSTNAALVRFEAVPEMVAEIAGYRRPAAVPLTHPEHGTLILNDQLPLRESALATCLDDGLTPADWLRMLNDRVFFWPDESSLERLLGARINRDRPRDVLVFDTLSVAQAHLEQMELCPINSGATIRRPARRGLHTFTPVAALSYTQWQRRRGRRDAVREVTIRHALPHPSAHLIEIRSH from the coding sequence GTGACACCTGACGAACTCGCCGCAAGGCATCCGCGGCTTTACCATGTGACCGAGCCCGGCGCCTGGCCCTCCATCGCCCGGCACGGGCTCCTGTCGACCAACGCCGCGCTCGTGCGATTCGAGGCTGTGCCGGAGATGGTGGCTGAGATCGCGGGTTATCGCCGCCCGGCCGCGGTGCCGCTGACCCATCCGGAGCACGGAACGCTGATCCTGAACGATCAGCTTCCGCTTCGCGAGAGTGCCTTGGCCACTTGCCTTGACGACGGTCTCACCCCGGCGGACTGGCTGCGGATGCTGAACGACCGCGTCTTCTTCTGGCCCGATGAGAGCAGTCTGGAGCGATTGCTGGGCGCCCGCATCAATCGCGACCGACCGCGCGATGTCCTCGTCTTCGACACGCTGTCGGTGGCGCAGGCGCATCTTGAGCAGATGGAGCTCTGCCCGATCAATTCCGGCGCTACCATCCGCCGCCCCGCGCGGCGGGGGCTCCACACCTTCACGCCTGTCGCGGCCCTCTCCTACACCCAATGGCAGCGCCGCCGCGGCAGGCGCGATGCGGTGCGCGAGGTCACTATACGGCATGCGCTGCCGCATCCATCGGCCCACCTCATCGAGATTCGCTCGCACTGA
- a CDS encoding MAPEG family protein encodes MTEAAPLRTQQLWIGGQIVASVLCQVVLFLWLSGRFPGPVETELAARLAFGVQWSLVPVLVLLAMILAIAGTRPLFADVIDGNDRADRLAVHIRIQRNTLEQGMLLIVGLLVFATLARPGELGAIPALAVMFVVFRLCFWIGYAIRPHFRTFGFVGTFYPNIALLGTCAYRLWLG; translated from the coding sequence ATGACGGAAGCCGCGCCGTTGCGGACGCAGCAGCTCTGGATCGGCGGGCAGATCGTGGCGTCGGTCCTCTGCCAAGTCGTCCTGTTCCTGTGGCTGTCGGGGCGCTTCCCCGGACCGGTCGAGACGGAGCTTGCCGCCCGTCTCGCCTTCGGCGTGCAATGGAGCCTCGTGCCGGTTCTGGTGCTGCTGGCCATGATCCTCGCGATCGCGGGGACCCGTCCCCTGTTCGCCGATGTGATCGACGGCAACGACCGGGCGGACCGGCTCGCGGTGCATATCCGGATCCAGCGCAACACGCTGGAGCAGGGGATGCTGCTGATCGTGGGCCTGCTGGTGTTCGCGACGCTGGCCCGGCCCGGGGAGCTCGGCGCGATCCCGGCGCTGGCGGTGATGTTCGTCGTCTTCCGCCTGTGCTTCTGGATCGGCTACGCGATCCGGCCGCATTTCCGCACTTTCGGCTTCGTCGGTACTTTCTATCCGAACATCGCTCTGCTGGGCACGTGTGCTTATCGCCTGTGGCTTGGCTAG
- a CDS encoding GlxA family transcriptional regulator, whose protein sequence is MIVRCLVFDRVNLLDVAGPAQVFAAAEQLGADVEVTFQTCSVRGGTVMSDAAVALSSEPISAMEDAPDIVLVPGGTEISQHLDDAELIGAIRREAARAGIVASVCTGSVLLARAGLLTRRRAATHWRFTDLLRAQDAEVEVNDDAIFVQDGPVWTSAGVSSGIDMLLALVARFWGRPLALDIARELVVPMVRAGGQRQYSTLLHLQAADRTGSFDELNAWIHENASGDCRVERLAERCGMSPRSFARHYAAAMGETPARMVERIRVAQARQLLETTATDLKTIAASCGFSSANQLRLSFERIHGVTPTAHRAAFGLSP, encoded by the coding sequence ATGATCGTTCGGTGCTTGGTATTCGACCGCGTCAACCTGCTGGACGTTGCAGGCCCGGCGCAGGTCTTCGCCGCGGCGGAGCAGTTGGGCGCGGACGTCGAGGTGACGTTCCAGACCTGCTCGGTCCGCGGCGGCACCGTGATGTCGGATGCGGCGGTTGCGCTGTCCTCGGAGCCGATCAGCGCGATGGAGGACGCACCCGATATCGTCCTCGTCCCCGGCGGCACCGAGATTTCGCAGCATCTCGACGATGCCGAGCTCATCGGCGCCATCCGTCGGGAGGCCGCACGCGCCGGCATCGTGGCGTCCGTCTGCACCGGCAGCGTGCTGCTCGCGCGGGCGGGGCTCCTCACGCGGCGGCGGGCGGCGACCCATTGGCGCTTCACCGACCTGTTGCGCGCGCAAGATGCGGAGGTGGAGGTGAACGACGACGCGATCTTCGTTCAGGACGGCCCGGTCTGGACCTCCGCCGGGGTGTCCTCGGGCATCGACATGTTGCTGGCCCTCGTCGCGCGGTTCTGGGGGCGGCCGCTGGCACTCGATATCGCGCGGGAGCTCGTGGTGCCGATGGTGCGCGCGGGCGGGCAGCGGCAGTACAGCACGCTTCTGCATCTGCAGGCGGCCGACCGCACCGGCAGTTTCGACGAACTCAACGCCTGGATCCACGAGAACGCAAGCGGCGATTGCCGGGTCGAGCGGCTGGCCGAGCGTTGCGGCATGTCCCCCCGCAGCTTCGCCCGCCACTACGCGGCGGCCATGGGCGAGACCCCGGCCCGGATGGTCGAGCGCATCCGCGTGGCGCAGGCCCGGCAGTTGCTGGAGACGACTGCCACCGATCTCAAGACCATCGCGGCGTCCTGCGGCTTTTCCAGCGCAAATCAGCTCCGCCTGTCGTTCGAGCGCATCCACGGCGTGACGCCCACCGCGCATCGCGCGGCGTTCGGGCTGTCACCGTAG
- a CDS encoding isocitrate lyase/PEP mutase family protein, giving the protein MRTQAEKARIFRDLHEAGTFVLPNAWDAGSARLLAEAGAVALGTTSAGLAWAHGRRDGSQTRDTVIANAAAIAEATDLPVTADLLDGFGPQPEDVGEAVRLAYQAGCVGCSIEDTTGDPDQPLYDAALAAERIAAAVEAAAALSDPFVLCARADALFAGAGDLDSVIARLQSFEKVGAPLLYAPVLMTREAVQQVLDAVATPINVLVGIGQDYDVADLREMGVRRVSLGSSLYSAAMGALHQATGELLGPGTFGWSDGALGYPTLQGMMRDT; this is encoded by the coding sequence ATGAGAACGCAAGCCGAGAAGGCGCGGATCTTCCGCGACCTGCACGAGGCGGGAACCTTCGTCCTGCCCAATGCATGGGACGCGGGCTCCGCAAGGCTGTTGGCAGAGGCTGGCGCCGTGGCGCTCGGCACCACGAGTGCCGGGCTCGCCTGGGCGCATGGCCGCCGCGACGGCTCCCAGACACGCGACACAGTCATTGCGAATGCGGCCGCGATTGCCGAGGCGACGGACCTGCCCGTCACGGCCGACCTGCTCGACGGTTTCGGGCCCCAGCCGGAGGACGTGGGGGAGGCCGTCCGGCTCGCCTATCAGGCCGGCTGCGTCGGTTGCTCGATCGAGGACACGACCGGCGACCCGGACCAGCCGCTCTACGACGCGGCCCTTGCAGCAGAGCGGATCGCCGCCGCGGTAGAGGCGGCCGCTGCGCTCTCCGATCCCTTCGTCCTGTGCGCCCGCGCCGACGCGCTCTTCGCCGGAGCTGGCGATCTGGACAGCGTGATCGCGCGGCTCCAGTCCTTCGAGAAGGTCGGCGCGCCGCTGCTCTACGCCCCCGTCCTCATGACGCGGGAGGCGGTGCAGCAGGTGCTCGACGCGGTGGCGACGCCCATCAACGTGCTCGTCGGAATCGGGCAGGATTACGATGTCGCCGACCTGCGTGAGATGGGCGTGCGGCGCGTGAGCCTCGGCTCGTCGCTCTACAGCGCCGCGATGGGCGCGCTTCATCAGGCGACGGGCGAACTGCTCGGCCCCGGCACGTTCGGCTGGTCGGATGGTGCGCTCGGCTATCCCACGCTGCAGGGGATGATGCGTGACACCTGA
- a CDS encoding transglycosylase domain-containing protein, with protein sequence MSDKRKRTRRAPRRRFPARMARWLARATLWLGIRVGGVTVAVVGAATVFYLMQLPEADELLDGRERGSVTMLDRNGDVFAWRGEQGGVVSAADMSLHLRNAVVATEDKRFWNHYGISPRGIAGAIRINLREGRSALSGHGGSTITQQVAKLVFLQDESTWMRKLKEVPYAFAMELAYTKEEILSIYMNRAYLGASANGFEAAAQRYFAISAREVDIPQSAMLAGLLTAPSRFAPTRDLSRAQNRSRVILRLMHEQGYISDTEYVDARTSPAVLSAEAQRRSGGYFADWIMEDGPEFLTSETSEDIRIATTYDPALQRAAEQGLTGVFEELVREGSQAQAAVVVLSRDGAVRAMVGGRAIGGAGTFNRATQALRQPGSAFKPFVYAAGLEGGMNPTDYLVDRPITLNIPGSGPWTPQNYTRTHIGPVSMHEAFARSINTTAVQVSEETGRGRVIATARALGLDSALQDTPSLALGVSETTLLDLTGAYAAFLNRGLRAEPFGLLEVRLRDGGELLLNRETPEPVRAVSERTAGYMTWMMGQVTASPYGTGRRAALEDRPVAGKTGTTQAARDAWFIGFSGDYVTGVWMGYDDNTPLTGVTGGGLPAEIWKRVMRGVHQGQGVTPLPALVPIAPQTPPQVATANSGNNGRVVIRRERVEQRTEDAIRNVVEGVLRGLLGN encoded by the coding sequence ATGAGTGACAAGCGGAAGCGTACACGCCGCGCCCCCCGCCGCCGTTTCCCCGCCCGCATGGCGCGGTGGCTGGCGCGGGCGACGCTGTGGCTGGGCATCAGGGTCGGTGGAGTGACGGTTGCGGTCGTAGGTGCAGCGACCGTGTTCTACCTCATGCAACTGCCCGAGGCGGACGAGCTGTTGGACGGGCGCGAGCGCGGCTCGGTCACGATGCTCGATCGCAACGGCGACGTCTTCGCCTGGCGGGGCGAGCAGGGCGGCGTGGTCTCCGCCGCAGACATGAGCCTGCATCTGCGCAACGCCGTCGTCGCCACCGAGGACAAGCGGTTCTGGAATCACTACGGCATCAGCCCCCGCGGTATCGCAGGCGCCATCCGCATTAACCTGCGTGAGGGGCGCTCGGCACTGTCGGGCCATGGCGGCTCCACCATCACGCAGCAGGTCGCGAAGCTTGTCTTCCTGCAGGATGAGAGCACCTGGATGCGCAAGCTCAAGGAAGTGCCTTACGCCTTCGCCATGGAGCTCGCCTACACCAAGGAAGAGATCCTCTCGATCTACATGAACCGTGCCTATCTGGGCGCGTCCGCCAACGGGTTCGAGGCTGCCGCGCAGCGCTATTTCGCCATCAGCGCGCGGGAGGTCGACATCCCGCAATCGGCGATGCTGGCCGGGCTCCTGACCGCGCCCAGCCGCTTCGCGCCGACCCGGGATTTGTCCCGCGCGCAGAACCGCTCCCGCGTGATCCTGCGGCTGATGCATGAGCAGGGCTACATCTCCGACACCGAATACGTCGACGCCCGCACCAGCCCGGCCGTGCTGTCGGCAGAGGCGCAGCGCCGCTCGGGTGGCTACTTCGCCGACTGGATCATGGAGGACGGGCCGGAGTTCCTGACCTCGGAGACGAGCGAGGACATCCGCATCGCCACCACCTACGACCCGGCGTTGCAACGGGCGGCCGAACAGGGCCTGACCGGCGTGTTCGAGGAGCTGGTGCGCGAGGGCTCGCAGGCGCAGGCCGCCGTTGTCGTACTCAGCCGCGACGGTGCGGTGCGCGCCATGGTCGGCGGCCGCGCGATCGGCGGGGCAGGGACGTTCAACCGTGCGACGCAGGCGCTGCGCCAGCCCGGCTCCGCCTTCAAACCCTTCGTCTATGCGGCGGGGCTGGAGGGGGGCATGAACCCGACCGACTATCTCGTTGATCGGCCGATCACGCTGAACATCCCCGGCTCCGGCCCGTGGACCCCGCAGAACTACACGCGCACCCATATCGGCCCGGTCTCGATGCACGAGGCCTTCGCCCGTTCCATCAACACCACCGCCGTGCAGGTGAGTGAGGAAACGGGCCGTGGCCGCGTGATCGCCACTGCCCGCGCCCTCGGCCTCGACAGCGCGCTGCAGGACACCCCGTCGCTCGCACTGGGCGTCAGCGAGACCACGCTGCTCGACCTCACGGGCGCCTACGCGGCCTTCCTCAACCGCGGTCTGCGCGCCGAGCCCTTCGGCCTGTTGGAGGTGCGGTTGCGCGACGGCGGCGAACTGCTTCTCAACCGCGAAACGCCGGAGCCGGTGCGCGCCGTCTCCGAACGCACAGCGGGCTACATGACGTGGATGATGGGGCAGGTGACCGCCTCGCCCTATGGTACCGGCCGCCGCGCCGCGCTCGAGGATCGCCCCGTCGCGGGCAAGACCGGGACGACGCAGGCCGCCCGCGATGCCTGGTTCATCGGCTTTTCCGGCGACTATGTCACCGGCGTCTGGATGGGTTACGATGACAACACTCCGCTCACCGGCGTGACCGGCGGCGGACTTCCGGCGGAGATCTGGAAGCGCGTGATGCGCGGCGTACATCAGGGGCAGGGCGTTACCCCGCTCCCGGCCCTCGTGCCCATCGCGCCGCAGACCCCGCCTCAGGTCGCGACGGCGAATTCCGGCAACAACGGCCGCGTCGTCATCCGGCGTGAGCGGGTGGAGCAACGGACCGAGGACGCGATCCGCAACGTCGTCGAGGGCGTGCTGCGCGGCCTGTTGGGCAACTGA